The following are from one region of the Chloroherpetonaceae bacterium genome:
- a CDS encoding 3-oxoacyl-[acyl-carrier-protein] synthase III C-terminal domain-containing protein, whose translation MNSQFKNKADFPKLIGVGTALPPYKLEQKDVKEFARFVYGKRLGQEIERLLTVFDHSEVKERYFSAPMEWFGKDHTFESKNKLYQDSALELSKRSIESVMHTTGFDYSDIDAIVFTSTTGFSTPSIDAKLIHLLPFRKNIKRFPLWGLGCGGGAGAISLARSLALAEHNSIILVVATECCGLTFQREDIGKAAIISTALFGDGSASAIIVGKEVNAPKPLKNLPVFLLESQTETMSDSLEVMGWNFTEKGLHVVLSKDVPTIVKTFMKEGVAKLLKKRHLDQSDIRFFITHPGGAKVLEAYESSLGINREQLRYAYHVLTNFGNMSAPTVLFILEQHLSNANQISGDYAILGALGPGFSSELLLLQF comes from the coding sequence ATGAATTCTCAATTCAAAAATAAAGCTGACTTTCCAAAACTCATTGGTGTTGGTACGGCTTTACCGCCATACAAATTAGAACAAAAGGATGTTAAGGAATTTGCTCGGTTTGTTTATGGAAAAAGGCTTGGTCAGGAAATTGAACGACTTCTCACGGTATTTGATCACTCGGAAGTTAAAGAACGCTATTTTTCAGCACCAATGGAGTGGTTTGGTAAGGACCATACATTTGAATCGAAGAATAAATTATATCAAGATAGCGCTTTAGAGCTTTCGAAGCGATCAATTGAAAGTGTAATGCATACGACAGGCTTTGACTATTCTGATATTGATGCGATTGTATTCACCTCGACGACGGGGTTTTCGACCCCCTCAATCGATGCAAAACTGATTCATTTGCTCCCCTTTAGAAAAAATATTAAACGGTTTCCGCTTTGGGGGTTAGGATGCGGTGGGGGAGCAGGTGCGATTTCATTAGCCCGTTCTTTGGCACTTGCGGAGCATAACAGTATCATTTTAGTGGTTGCAACAGAATGTTGTGGTTTAACTTTTCAGCGCGAGGATATTGGAAAAGCGGCGATAATTTCTACCGCTCTATTTGGTGATGGTTCTGCGAGTGCAATTATTGTAGGAAAAGAAGTAAATGCTCCCAAACCTCTTAAGAATTTGCCGGTTTTCTTATTAGAGTCACAAACGGAAACAATGTCTGATTCGCTTGAAGTAATGGGTTGGAATTTCACAGAAAAGGGGCTTCATGTTGTTCTTTCGAAAGATGTTCCCACAATTGTGAAAACTTTTATGAAAGAGGGTGTAGCTAAGTTATTGAAAAAACGACACTTAGATCAAAGCGATATTCGCTTTTTTATTACTCACCCGGGCGGTGCAAAGGTTTTAGAGGCTTATGAATCAAGTTTAGGCATCAATAGGGAGCAACTTCGATACGCATATCATGTTTTAACAAATTTTGGAAATATGTCTGCTCCAACAGTTCTTTTTATTCTGGAGCAACATTTATCAAATGCAAATCAGATTTCCGGGGATTACGCCATTTTGGGAGCATTAGGCCCCGGATTTAGTTCTGAACTACTTCTGCTCCAATTTTAG
- a CDS encoding dihydrolipoamide acetyltransferase family protein — MAKIDVVMPKMGESIMEGTILKWRKQPGEKVQKDENILDISTDKVDAEVPATEAGILVETLFKEGDVVAVGKVIARIETDAANAVVASPESAPPSPAKSESAPAPKSVPEVSVTKPAVSQDELATSSSDRFYSPVVLNIARTEGISMAELETLAGTGQGGRVTKTDVLNYVKNRGSKPAPQVQAAPKSESLPKHSSAPVVYDASRSTVVPMDNMRKLIAEHMVRSKQTSAHVTSVSEADVTGLVKLVKSKKAAFEAANGVKLTFTPFFVEAVVNSLKEYPMLNASVDGDKIIIKKYINVGVAVALGEKGDGGLIVPVVKNADEKNLVGIARSVQDLAARARTKKLLPDDIQGGTFTLTNYGTAGNLFGAPIINQPQVAILGTGAIVKRPVVKTLEDGSDTIVIRSMMYLSLSYDHRIVDGALAGFFLQTLTNHLESYNEKSSI; from the coding sequence ATGGCCAAAATTGACGTTGTGATGCCCAAAATGGGTGAAAGTATTATGGAAGGTACGATTCTCAAATGGCGAAAGCAACCCGGAGAAAAAGTTCAAAAAGACGAAAATATTCTTGACATATCGACCGATAAAGTCGATGCCGAGGTACCCGCAACAGAGGCAGGCATTTTGGTAGAGACCCTCTTTAAAGAAGGCGATGTCGTGGCTGTTGGTAAAGTTATTGCTCGAATCGAAACAGATGCTGCCAACGCAGTGGTAGCTTCTCCGGAATCCGCTCCTCCTTCTCCTGCGAAATCAGAATCAGCACCTGCTCCTAAATCCGTTCCAGAAGTTTCTGTGACAAAACCAGCTGTATCACAAGATGAATTGGCTACTTCATCCTCCGACCGTTTTTATTCACCAGTTGTTTTGAATATTGCTCGGACAGAAGGAATTTCGATGGCTGAATTAGAGACTCTCGCAGGAACCGGCCAAGGTGGCAGAGTTACCAAAACAGATGTCTTAAATTATGTAAAAAACCGCGGAAGTAAACCAGCGCCGCAGGTTCAGGCCGCTCCAAAGTCTGAAAGTCTTCCAAAACATTCATCTGCTCCCGTTGTTTATGACGCCAGCCGATCAACCGTTGTCCCAATGGATAACATGCGTAAGCTTATTGCAGAGCATATGGTTCGCTCAAAACAAACATCAGCACATGTGACATCCGTTTCTGAAGCCGATGTTACCGGTCTTGTGAAACTCGTGAAGTCCAAAAAAGCTGCTTTTGAAGCTGCAAATGGTGTAAAATTGACATTTACTCCATTTTTTGTTGAAGCAGTTGTCAATTCGTTGAAAGAGTATCCAATGCTCAACGCTTCTGTAGATGGGGATAAGATTATTATCAAAAAATATATTAATGTTGGAGTTGCGGTCGCTTTGGGTGAAAAAGGAGATGGAGGACTCATCGTTCCTGTTGTTAAAAATGCGGATGAGAAAAATTTGGTTGGGATTGCTCGTTCGGTTCAGGATTTGGCTGCGAGGGCAAGAACGAAAAAATTACTACCCGATGATATCCAAGGCGGAACTTTTACCCTCACCAATTATGGAACTGCCGGAAATCTTTTCGGTGCGCCTATTATCAATCAACCTCAAGTTGCAATTTTAGGTACAGGAGCTATTGTTAAGCGACCGGTTGTTAAAACCCTAGAGGATGGAAGCGATACCATCGTGATTCGCTCGATGATGTATCTTTCACTTTCTTATGATCACAGAATAGTTGACGGAGCATTGGCAGGGTTCTTTTTACAAACCTTAACCAATCATCTTGAATCGTATAACGAAAAGAGTTCAATTTAA